A region from the Citrobacter koseri ATCC BAA-895 genome encodes:
- a CDS encoding PTS fructose-like transporter subunit IIB gives MTKIIAVTACPSGVAHTYMAAEALESAAKAKGWEVKVETQGSIGLENELTAADVADADMVILTKDIGIKFEERFAGKTIVRVNISDAVKRADAIMNKIDAHLSQIA, from the coding sequence TATCGCAGTAACAGCATGTCCTTCTGGTGTCGCACACACCTATATGGCGGCCGAAGCGCTGGAAAGCGCGGCCAAAGCGAAAGGCTGGGAAGTCAAAGTCGAGACCCAGGGCTCGATTGGTCTGGAAAACGAACTGACTGCGGCGGATGTGGCGGATGCGGATATGGTGATTCTGACCAAAGATATCGGCATCAAGTTTGAGGAACGCTTTGCGGGTAAAACCATTGTCCGCGTCAACATCAGCGATGCGGTAAAACGCGCCGATGCCATTATGAACAAAATTGACGCGCATCTTTCGCAAATTGCTTAA